A region from the Phycisphaerales bacterium genome encodes:
- a CDS encoding isocitrate lyase/phosphoenolpyruvate mutase family protein translates to MQNTDTNPAARLRRAMNERCVPIPGAFNGLCAKAIAKAGFPACYISGAATSVSAGVPDVGLLSLEHFCRCIREAADSSGLPVLADADTGFGEAEMVRRTVIEYARAGAAGLHLEDQKFPKRCGHLDGKELVPRDHMVEKVEWAAKAAREVGCGGEAGIIVCARTDARGVEGMEAALARATAYVEAGAEMIFPEGLASAAEFEAFAKAMRHIKGKARGGGPYLLANMTEFGKTPMIALSEFERMGYSCVIYPVTLLRVAMGAVSKALEELARTGTAEGMLDRMQTRKELYELVGYTPGTPWEFPAGT, encoded by the coding sequence ATGCAGAACACGGACACCAACCCGGCGGCCCGGCTCCGGCGGGCGATGAACGAGCGGTGCGTCCCCATCCCGGGCGCGTTCAATGGGCTGTGCGCCAAAGCGATCGCCAAGGCGGGATTTCCGGCGTGCTATATCTCCGGAGCGGCAACAAGCGTGAGCGCGGGCGTGCCCGACGTGGGGCTGCTCTCTCTGGAGCATTTCTGCCGCTGCATCCGCGAGGCGGCGGACTCGAGCGGGCTTCCCGTGCTTGCCGACGCCGACACGGGATTCGGCGAGGCGGAGATGGTGCGCCGGACGGTGATCGAGTACGCGCGCGCGGGGGCGGCCGGGCTGCACCTTGAGGACCAGAAGTTCCCCAAGCGCTGCGGGCACCTCGACGGGAAGGAACTCGTGCCCAGGGACCACATGGTGGAGAAGGTCGAGTGGGCAGCAAAGGCGGCACGCGAGGTGGGGTGTGGAGGCGAGGCTGGAATCATCGTGTGCGCGCGCACCGATGCTCGGGGTGTTGAAGGGATGGAGGCCGCGTTGGCGCGCGCGACGGCATACGTCGAAGCCGGGGCGGAGATGATCTTCCCCGAGGGACTGGCGAGCGCGGCGGAGTTCGAGGCGTTCGCGAAGGCGATGCGTCACATCAAGGGCAAGGCTCGTGGCGGTGGGCCGTATCTGCTGGCGAACATGACCGAGTTCGGGAAGACGCCGATGATCGCGCTGAGCGAGTTCGAGCGGATGGGGTACTCGTGCGTGATCTATCCGGTGACGCTGCTGCGTGTGGCGATGGGTGCCGTGTCGAAAGCGCTCGAGGAACTCGCGAGGACGGGGACGGCGGAAGGGATGCTTGACCGGATGCAGACGCGCAAGGAGTTGTACGAGTTGGTGGGGTACACGCCGGGGACGCCGTGGGAGTTTCCGGCGGGGACGTAG